A single window of Gammaproteobacteria bacterium DNA harbors:
- a CDS encoding glycogen/starch/alpha-glucan phosphorylase produces the protein MDVESIKRSLANRLEYSAGKDLYTATQRDWFNVLAYAVRDRLIERWMATMRTYYGKDAKRVYYLSLEFLTGRMLVNSLLNLGILEECEQALHDVGLNLHDIIDLEPEPALGNGGLGRLAACFLDSMATLGLPGYGYGIRYEYGMFTQRIENGQQVEHPDNWLRYGNPWEFARPEILYPVNFYGRVIEYADDHGRLHHHWVDAEEVLAMAYDMPVPGYGVNTVNNLRLWASKASRDFDLKYFNDGNYIKAVEDKNASEMLSKVLYPDDTTSMGRELRLKQEYFFVSAALQDIVSRFHKTHESIEDLPDHVAIQLNDTHPAIAIPELMRLLMDKHHLEWKPAWDITQRVFSYTNHTLLPEAMESWPVRLIGAVLPRHLQIIYEINQRFMKDVVHQYPGDFDLMRRMSIIDEDNGRRVRMAHLAIVGSHKVNGVAALHTHLLKTTTFADFERFFPGRIVNKTNGITPRLWLNQANRGLASLISSRIGSGWITRLDELKKLQPLAEDEDFKNQFLAVKRTNKLHLIEIVKHYMGINLNVDSLFDVQVKRIHEYKRQLLNVLHVVTLYNRIRSGAHPDAVPRTVMFGGKAAPAYLTAKLIIKLINDVADVINNDPTVEGRLKVVFIPNYNVSTAMDIFPAAELSQQISTAGTEASGTGNMKFALNGAIILGTLDGANVEIREEVGENNIFIFGHTADEVRTIRSEGYRPRDYYEANEELRQVLDMIGSGFFSPDHADLYKPIIDNLLQYDHYLLLADYASYIACQGRVDALYRDQAEWTRRAILNVAGMGKFSSDRTIREYAEEIWDVQPVEVKIE, from the coding sequence ATGGACGTCGAGTCCATAAAGCGTTCGCTCGCCAACCGGCTGGAATACTCCGCCGGCAAGGACCTCTACACCGCGACCCAGCGTGACTGGTTCAACGTGCTGGCCTATGCGGTGCGCGACCGCCTCATCGAACGCTGGATGGCGACCATGCGCACCTACTATGGCAAGGACGCCAAGCGCGTGTATTACCTGTCTCTGGAATTTCTCACCGGCCGCATGCTGGTCAACAGTCTGCTCAACCTGGGGATACTCGAAGAGTGTGAGCAGGCCCTGCACGATGTCGGCCTTAACCTGCACGACATCATTGATCTCGAACCGGAGCCCGCGCTCGGCAACGGCGGCCTCGGCCGTCTCGCCGCCTGCTTTCTCGATTCCATGGCGACGCTGGGTTTGCCGGGTTACGGCTACGGCATCCGTTATGAATACGGCATGTTCACCCAGCGCATCGAGAACGGCCAGCAGGTGGAGCACCCGGACAACTGGCTGCGTTACGGCAACCCCTGGGAGTTCGCCCGGCCGGAGATTCTCTATCCGGTCAACTTTTACGGACGGGTGATCGAATACGCCGACGACCACGGCCGCCTGCACCACCACTGGGTGGACGCCGAAGAGGTGCTGGCGATGGCCTACGACATGCCGGTGCCGGGCTATGGCGTCAACACCGTGAATAACCTACGCCTGTGGGCCAGCAAGGCTTCGCGCGACTTCGACCTCAAGTATTTCAACGACGGCAACTACATCAAGGCGGTCGAGGACAAAAACGCCTCGGAGATGCTCTCCAAGGTCCTCTATCCGGACGACACCACCTCGATGGGCCGCGAGCTGCGCCTCAAACAGGAATACTTTTTTGTATCCGCCGCATTGCAGGACATCGTATCGCGCTTCCACAAGACCCACGAGTCCATTGAAGATTTACCGGACCATGTAGCCATTCAGCTCAACGACACGCACCCCGCCATCGCCATTCCCGAATTGATGCGGCTGTTGATGGACAAGCACCACCTGGAGTGGAAACCCGCCTGGGACATCACGCAGCGCGTTTTCTCTTACACCAACCACACCCTGCTGCCGGAGGCGATGGAAAGCTGGCCGGTGCGCTTGATCGGAGCGGTGCTGCCGCGCCACCTGCAGATCATCTACGAGATCAACCAGCGCTTCATGAAGGACGTCGTACACCAATATCCCGGCGACTTCGATCTCATGCGGCGCATGTCCATCATTGATGAAGACAACGGCAGGCGCGTGCGCATGGCGCATCTCGCCATCGTCGGCAGCCACAAGGTCAACGGCGTGGCGGCCTTGCACACGCATCTGCTCAAGACCACGACCTTCGCCGATTTCGAGCGCTTTTTCCCCGGGCGCATCGTGAACAAGACCAACGGCATCACCCCGCGCCTGTGGCTTAATCAGGCCAATCGCGGGCTGGCGAGCCTGATTTCATCGCGCATCGGCAGCGGCTGGATCACCCGGCTTGATGAGCTGAAAAAACTGCAGCCGCTGGCGGAGGATGAGGACTTTAAAAATCAATTTCTGGCGGTAAAACGCACCAACAAACTGCATCTCATCGAGATCGTCAAGCATTACATGGGCATTAATCTCAACGTGGACTCGCTGTTCGACGTGCAGGTCAAACGCATCCATGAATATAAACGCCAGTTGCTCAACGTCCTGCATGTGGTGACGCTTTACAACCGCATCCGCAGCGGCGCCCACCCCGACGCCGTGCCGCGTACGGTTATGTTCGGCGGCAAGGCGGCGCCCGCCTATTTGACGGCCAAGCTCATTATCAAACTTATCAACGACGTGGCCGACGTCATCAACAACGACCCCACCGTGGAAGGCCGGCTCAAGGTGGTGTTCATCCCCAACTACAATGTCTCCACCGCGATGGACATCTTTCCCGCCGCGGAACTCTCACAGCAGATCTCCACGGCGGGCACCGAGGCCTCCGGCACCGGCAACATGAAATTCGCCCTCAACGGAGCGATCATCCTCGGCACCCTGGACGGCGCCAACGTGGAGATCCGCGAAGAGGTCGGGGAAAACAACATCTTTATCTTCGGCCACACCGCCGATGAAGTGAGAACAATCCGTTCCGAGGGTTACCGTCCGCGCGATTACTACGAAGCCAATGAAGAATTACGGCAGGTGCTGGATATGATCGGCTCGGGCTTTTTCTCGCCCGACCACGCCGATCTGTATAAGCCCATTATTGATAACCTGCTGCAGTACGATCACTATTTACTGCTGGCCGATTACGCCTCTTATATCGCCTGTCAGGGACGGGTGGATGCACTCTATCGGGATCAAGCGGAGTGGACGCGGCGGGCGATTCTCAATGTCGCGGGGATGGGAAAATTTTCCAGCGACCGCACCATCCGCGAATACGCCGAGGAGATCTGGGATGTGCAGCCGGTGGAAGTGAAGATAGAATAA
- the rho gene encoding transcription termination factor Rho encodes MNLTELKQKSAADLIDLALSMGVEGMARSRKQDVIFAVLKAHAQKGEDIFGDGVLEILQDGFGFLRSADSSYLAGPDDIYVSPSQVRRFNLRTGDTVSGKIRPPKEGERYFALLKVSEINFEAPENAKNKVLFENLTPLFANERLTLEQGNGSTEDITARVIDLIAPIGKGQRGLVVSPPKAGKTMMLQNIAQSIAASHPECYLIVLLIDERPEEVTEMQRSVRAEVVSSTFDEPATRHVQVAEMVIEKAKRLVEHKRDVVILLDSVTRLARAYNTVVPASGKVLTGGVDANALQRPKRFFGAARNIEEGGSLTIIATALIDTGSRMDDVIYEEFKGTGNMEVHLDRKIAEKRIYPAININRSGTRREELLTKPDELQKMWIIRKLLHPMDELAAMEFLLERLKATKTNAEFFDSMKR; translated from the coding sequence ATGAACCTGACTGAACTCAAACAAAAAAGCGCCGCCGACCTCATAGACCTCGCACTGTCCATGGGCGTCGAGGGCATGGCCCGCTCGCGCAAGCAAGATGTCATCTTCGCCGTCCTCAAGGCCCACGCCCAAAAGGGCGAGGATATTTTCGGCGATGGGGTACTGGAAATTCTGCAAGACGGTTTTGGTTTCCTGCGCTCCGCCGACAGCTCCTATCTCGCCGGACCCGATGACATCTACGTCTCCCCGAGCCAGGTGCGGCGCTTCAACCTGCGCACCGGCGACACCGTGTCCGGCAAGATACGTCCGCCGAAGGAAGGGGAGCGCTACTTCGCCCTGCTCAAGGTGAGCGAGATCAATTTCGAGGCGCCGGAAAACGCCAAGAACAAGGTACTGTTCGAAAATCTCACCCCGTTGTTCGCCAATGAACGCCTCACCCTGGAGCAGGGTAACGGCAGCACCGAGGATATCACCGCGCGCGTTATCGATCTGATCGCCCCCATCGGCAAAGGCCAGCGCGGACTGGTAGTGTCCCCCCCCAAGGCGGGCAAGACCATGATGCTGCAAAACATCGCCCAGTCCATCGCCGCGAGCCATCCAGAGTGCTATTTGATTGTACTGCTGATAGACGAGCGGCCGGAAGAGGTAACCGAGATGCAGCGTTCGGTACGTGCCGAGGTCGTATCCAGCACCTTCGATGAACCCGCCACCCGTCACGTGCAGGTCGCCGAGATGGTGATCGAAAAGGCCAAGCGGCTGGTGGAGCACAAGCGTGACGTTGTCATTCTGCTCGATTCCGTCACCCGCCTGGCGCGCGCCTACAATACCGTGGTGCCGGCCTCCGGCAAGGTGTTGACCGGCGGTGTGGACGCCAACGCCCTGCAGCGGCCCAAACGCTTCTTCGGCGCGGCGCGCAACATCGAGGAGGGCGGCTCGCTCACCATCATCGCCACCGCGCTGATTGACACCGGTTCACGCATGGACGACGTGATCTATGAAGAATTCAAGGGCACCGGCAATATGGAGGTTCATCTCGACCGCAAGATCGCCGAGAAACGTATCTACCCCGCCATCAACATCAACCGCTCCGGCACGCGCCGCGAGGAGTTGCTTACCAAACCCGATGAGTTGCAGAAGATGTGGATCATCCGCAAGCTGCTGCATCCGATGGACGAGCTCGCGGCGATGGAGTTTCTGCTGGAACGGCTGAAGGCGACCAAGACCAATGCCGAATTTTTCGATTCGATGAAGCGTTAA
- the trxA gene encoding thioredoxin TrxA codes for MSENILHVSDATFETDVLKSPQPVLVDYWADWCAPCKMIAPILDEIADEYAGKIKVAKLNIDQNPTTPPRYGIRGIPTLMLFKDGNVEATKVGALSKSQLTAFIDTNL; via the coding sequence GTGAGTGAAAACATCCTGCATGTGAGCGATGCCACCTTCGAGACGGACGTGTTGAAGTCCCCCCAGCCGGTGCTGGTGGATTACTGGGCGGATTGGTGCGCGCCGTGCAAGATGATTGCTCCGATATTGGACGAGATCGCCGATGAATATGCGGGCAAAATCAAGGTCGCCAAGCTCAACATAGACCAGAATCCGACTACCCCTCCGCGCTACGGTATTCGCGGCATACCCACCCTCATGCTGTTTAAGGACGGCAACGTCGAGGCGACCAAGGTGGGCGCCTTATCCAAATCCCAGTTGACTGCTTTTATTGATACCAATTTGTAA
- the rhlB gene encoding ATP-dependent RNA helicase RhlB → MSETHLTDIAFSTFDLPHSIAQGIEDAGFLYCTPIQAQTLPLLLAGKDVAGRAQTGTGKTAAFLVALLNHLLKHPAHPQRKPNQPRALILAPTRELAIQIHKDAQVLVSHTGLSLGLIYGGTGYETQRASLEQGVDILIGTPGRIIDYFKQGVFDLKAIQVMILDEADRMFDLGFIKDIRFLLRRMPPPSSRLSMLFSATLSHRVNELAYEHMNNPQLVEVETDTVTADKVTQTIYHVGKDEKIALLIGLLRHMDPKRTILFVNTKAVAQRVWSYLEGNGFSAAVLSGDVPQSKRQRLLADFQRGDLAILVATDVAARGLHIPAVSHVFNYDLPQDGEDYVHRIGRTARAGASGDAISFACEEYAFSLPDIEEYTGHKIRVARVTDEMLAKPLPPVKIERSEFVQNRKPTKPSRPRRGAGDQKGRSHGSSRGR, encoded by the coding sequence ATGAGCGAAACACATCTCACAGATATCGCCTTCAGCACCTTCGATTTGCCTCATTCCATAGCGCAAGGCATTGAAGACGCAGGCTTTTTGTACTGTACGCCGATCCAGGCCCAGACCCTGCCTTTGCTGCTTGCAGGCAAGGACGTCGCGGGGCGGGCGCAGACCGGCACCGGCAAGACCGCGGCCTTTTTAGTGGCCTTGCTCAATCACCTGCTTAAACACCCCGCCCATCCGCAACGTAAACCGAATCAGCCGCGCGCCCTGATTCTGGCGCCGACCCGGGAACTCGCCATCCAGATTCACAAAGACGCGCAAGTCCTGGTCTCTCACACGGGGCTCAGTCTGGGACTGATCTACGGCGGCACCGGCTACGAGACACAGCGCGCCTCGCTGGAACAAGGCGTAGACATCCTGATCGGAACGCCCGGCCGCATCATTGATTATTTCAAGCAGGGCGTGTTTGATCTCAAGGCCATCCAGGTCATGATACTGGACGAAGCGGACCGCATGTTCGATCTCGGCTTTATCAAGGACATACGCTTTCTGCTGCGCCGCATGCCGCCGCCTTCGAGCCGCCTGAGCATGCTGTTCTCGGCCACCTTGTCGCATCGCGTGAACGAGCTGGCTTATGAGCACATGAACAACCCGCAACTGGTCGAGGTCGAGACGGACACCGTCACCGCGGACAAGGTTACCCAGACAATTTATCACGTCGGCAAGGACGAGAAGATCGCCCTGCTGATCGGCCTGCTGCGCCACATGGACCCGAAACGCACCATCCTGTTCGTCAACACCAAGGCCGTCGCCCAGCGGGTGTGGAGTTATCTGGAGGGCAACGGCTTCAGCGCTGCGGTGTTGTCCGGCGACGTGCCGCAGAGCAAACGTCAGCGGCTGCTCGCAGACTTTCAACGCGGCGACCTGGCGATTCTGGTCGCCACCGATGTGGCGGCGCGCGGCTTGCACATCCCGGCGGTCAGCCATGTATTTAACTACGATCTGCCGCAGGACGGCGAAGACTACGTGCACCGCATCGGGCGCACCGCCCGCGCCGGGGCGAGCGGCGATGCGATCAGCTTCGCCTGCGAGGAGTACGCCTTTTCCCTGCCCGACATCGAGGAATACACCGGCCACAAGATCCGCGTCGCCCGCGTGACCGACGAGATGCTCGCCAAGCCCCTGCCGCCGGTCAAAATCGAGCGCAGCGAGTTTGTCCAGAACAGAAAGCCGACTAAACCCTCACGCCCGCGGCGCGGCGCAGGCGACCAAAAAGGCCGCAGTCACGGTTCCAGCCGCGGACGGTGA
- a CDS encoding cupin domain-containing protein, translating into MACIISPDGKETRELPAIQARLSDIGITLRSWPAPADARAQSLLNKPALDDAEKEELLAAVDHRFQELKREAGYTTRDMIVLHEDIPGLAEMLGKFDKVHYHTDDEVRYILAGKGYFGFVDSDGGQFMLEVSAGDYIAVPANTEHWFTLGDSPRIKAVRYFIDTSGWTPVYTQRPVASFE; encoded by the coding sequence ATGGCCTGCATCATTTCCCCCGACGGTAAAGAAACGCGCGAGCTTCCCGCCATACAAGCACGCCTGTCTGACATCGGCATCACCCTGAGAAGCTGGCCGGCGCCCGCCGACGCACGCGCGCAGTCCCTGTTGAACAAGCCCGCGCTCGATGACGCCGAAAAGGAAGAGCTGCTCGCCGCCGTGGATCATCGCTTTCAGGAACTGAAACGGGAAGCCGGCTATACCACGCGTGACATGATTGTGCTGCACGAGGACATTCCGGGTCTCGCCGAGATGCTCGGCAAGTTCGACAAGGTGCATTATCACACCGATGATGAGGTGCGCTACATCCTGGCAGGCAAGGGTTATTTCGGATTCGTGGACAGCGACGGCGGACAATTCATGCTGGAGGTCAGCGCCGGCGACTACATCGCCGTCCCGGCCAACACCGAACACTGGTTCACCCTGGGCGATTCACCGCGCATCAAGGCAGTACGCTACTTCATAGACACCAGCGGCTGGACACCGGTGTATACGCAAAGACCCGTAGCAAGTTTCGAGTAG
- a CDS encoding 2,3-diketo-5-methylthiopentyl-1-phosphate enolase, translated as MIQVTYRFPASVDAAKQAQVIAIGQTVGTWGASFSHREQQLHSHLAEVVEVIAQTDGSSLARIAFPAANTEGDIGTLLTMIFGKYSLSGPARVVHVKLPNDYGTRPKFGLQGLRKRTQIFDRPLVMAIFKPALGLTAGDHAALLREVALAGLDLIKDDEILGNLPGCPTLERVRACRAVIDEVKQTTGREILYAVNVTGRADRLNGFARQLVQQGANALLFNVLSYGYSSLEALAADPELNVPIFAHPALSGALGGPSDGSGDYGIDYSVTLGTLMRHAGADAVLYPAHYGSLPFSAAAEFRIRDILRSEAGRPALMPVPSAGVNANVVPRILQDYGNDVVLNAGSAIFDHPQGPAEGVRAMFAAMHSAGYG; from the coding sequence ATGATCCAGGTCACCTACCGTTTCCCTGCCTCTGTGGACGCCGCCAAGCAGGCGCAGGTCATCGCCATCGGCCAGACCGTGGGGACATGGGGTGCGTCATTCTCCCACCGTGAGCAACAACTGCACAGTCACCTCGCCGAAGTGGTCGAGGTCATCGCGCAGACCGACGGTTCATCGCTCGCGCGCATCGCCTTCCCGGCCGCCAACACCGAAGGCGACATCGGCACCCTGCTCACCATGATCTTCGGCAAATACAGTTTGAGCGGCCCCGCGCGCGTCGTGCATGTAAAATTACCCAATGACTATGGCACACGCCCGAAATTCGGCCTACAGGGTTTACGCAAGCGCACTCAAATCTTTGACCGCCCGCTGGTCATGGCCATCTTCAAACCCGCGTTAGGACTTACCGCAGGAGATCATGCCGCATTGCTGCGTGAAGTCGCATTGGCCGGTCTCGATCTCATCAAGGACGATGAAATATTGGGCAACCTTCCCGGCTGTCCTACTCTCGAACGGGTGCGCGCATGCCGCGCCGTGATAGATGAGGTAAAACAAACCACCGGCCGTGAAATTCTTTACGCCGTCAACGTCACCGGCCGCGCAGATCGGCTCAACGGGTTCGCCCGGCAACTCGTGCAGCAAGGCGCCAACGCCTTGCTGTTTAACGTCCTGAGTTACGGTTATTCCTCGCTGGAGGCGCTTGCTGCGGACCCCGAACTCAACGTGCCGATCTTCGCCCACCCCGCGCTGTCCGGCGCCCTGGGCGGACCTAGCGACGGCAGCGGCGATTACGGTATAGACTACAGCGTCACGCTGGGCACGCTGATGCGCCACGCCGGCGCCGATGCAGTATTGTATCCCGCGCATTACGGTTCTCTGCCCTTCAGCGCTGCCGCCGAATTCCGTATCCGCGATATTTTACGCAGCGAAGCTGGCCGTCCTGCCCTGATGCCCGTGCCCTCGGCGGGTGTCAACGCGAACGTCGTGCCGCGCATCCTGCAAGACTACGGCAACGACGTGGTGCTCAACGCCGGTTCGGCCATCTTCGATCATCCGCAAGGTCCGGCGGAGGGGGTGCGTGCGATGTTCGCGGCCATGCACAGCGCAGGTTATGGCTAG
- the mtnB gene encoding methylthioribulose 1-phosphate dehydratase: MASTLDDLTPRAALIEIARDFHARGWMAGTAGNLSAREDDGGFWITASGKPKGRLEENDFLLVSIADGKVIEHSGNVKPSAETAIHRSLYQCFPEARVCLHVHSVDACLAAARSPANADSLPLPPLEMLKGLGVWDEHPQVSLPLFENFLDVGRIADAITARFQQSSPQLPALMVRGHGITVWGGNLQEAYNKVEVMEFIMSYLARG, encoded by the coding sequence ATGGCTAGTACACTGGATGACCTCACCCCGCGCGCGGCGCTCATCGAGATCGCACGCGACTTTCATGCGCGCGGCTGGATGGCGGGCACCGCGGGCAACCTCAGCGCACGCGAAGACGATGGCGGCTTTTGGATCACCGCCAGCGGCAAACCCAAAGGCCGCTTGGAGGAAAACGACTTCCTGTTAGTGAGTATCGCCGACGGCAAGGTCATCGAGCACAGCGGCAACGTCAAACCGTCCGCGGAGACCGCCATACACCGCAGCCTGTATCAGTGTTTTCCGGAGGCGCGCGTCTGTCTGCATGTCCACAGCGTGGACGCCTGTCTCGCTGCAGCGCGTTCTCCCGCCAATGCCGACTCATTGCCCTTGCCGCCCCTGGAAATGCTCAAGGGTCTGGGTGTTTGGGACGAGCATCCGCAGGTGAGTCTGCCGCTGTTTGAAAATTTTCTCGATGTCGGCAGGATCGCCGATGCGATAACGGCGCGCTTCCAGCAATCGTCGCCGCAATTACCCGCCCTGATGGTGCGCGGCCACGGCATCACCGTGTGGGGCGGCAACTTGCAGGAGGCGTACAATAAGGTCGAGGTCATGGAATTCATCATGAGTTATCTGGCACGAGGTTAA
- a CDS encoding transposase, giving the protein MPYDDLRKGRFSGAGLAYCITTVTMDRAKLFSDMPCGRLVVTEMRRLHDDGLLQSLAWVLMPDHLHWLFQLGDVADLSAAMKLFKARSARSLNHHLHRTASIWQKAYYDHALRRDEDLPKLARYIIENPLRAGLVSDIGEYSLWDTAWL; this is encoded by the coding sequence ATGCCCTATGACGATTTGCGTAAAGGCCGGTTTTCCGGTGCGGGTTTGGCCTATTGCATCACCACCGTAACAATGGACCGCGCCAAGCTGTTCAGCGATATGCCATGCGGCAGACTCGTAGTAACTGAAATGCGACGCTTGCACGATGACGGTCTTCTGCAATCTCTTGCATGGGTGCTCATGCCAGACCATCTACATTGGCTATTTCAATTGGGAGATGTTGCAGACCTCTCAGCCGCCATGAAACTGTTTAAGGCACGCTCGGCCCGGTCACTAAACCACCATTTGCACAGAACGGCCTCGATTTGGCAGAAAGCGTATTATGATCATGCACTGCGCCGCGATGAAGACTTGCCTAAGCTTGCACGTTATATTATCGAGAACCCTTTACGCGCCGGTCTAGTTTCAGATATCGGTGAATATTCGCTTTGGGACACGGCTTGGCTGTAG
- the ispH gene encoding 4-hydroxy-3-methylbut-2-enyl diphosphate reductase → MNILLANPRGFCAGVSRAIDIVERALDIFGAPIYVRHEVVHNKFVVEGLRARGAVFVDELHEVPDDGRVIFSAHGISRAVREEATRRGLKVFDATCPLVTKVHMEVLGHYREGRECILIGHAGHPEVEGTLGQYNKPEELGRMHLVETVEDVEKLQVKNPDALAFVTQTTLSMDDTARVIDALRARFPTILGPKKDDICYATQNRQDAVKELAQRCDVVLVVGSPNSSNSNRLKELSDKLGTPAYLIDSADDIRREWLNGKTSVGVTAGASAPEELVAEVITRLKEWGGSTAEEMSGRRENVVFPLPKELQSY, encoded by the coding sequence ATGAACATCCTACTCGCCAACCCCAGAGGCTTCTGCGCCGGCGTCAGCCGCGCGATAGACATCGTCGAGCGCGCCCTTGATATATTCGGTGCGCCGATCTATGTGCGCCATGAAGTCGTGCACAACAAATTCGTGGTCGAGGGGCTGCGCGCGCGCGGCGCGGTTTTTGTGGATGAACTGCACGAGGTCCCCGACGACGGCCGAGTCATCTTCAGCGCCCACGGCATCTCGCGCGCGGTGCGTGAAGAGGCGACGCGGCGCGGCCTCAAGGTGTTCGACGCCACCTGCCCGCTGGTCACCAAGGTGCACATGGAGGTGCTGGGCCATTACCGCGAAGGGCGCGAATGTATTTTAATCGGCCACGCCGGCCATCCCGAAGTGGAAGGCACGCTCGGACAATACAACAAGCCCGAAGAATTGGGCCGGATGCACCTGGTGGAGACGGTTGAGGATGTCGAAAAACTTCAGGTCAAAAACCCCGATGCGCTCGCCTTCGTCACCCAGACCACACTCTCCATGGACGACACCGCGCGGGTAATAGACGCCCTGCGTGCACGCTTCCCCACTATCCTCGGCCCCAAGAAAGACGACATCTGCTACGCCACCCAAAACCGCCAGGACGCGGTCAAGGAACTCGCCCAACGCTGCGACGTGGTGCTGGTGGTCGGCTCGCCCAACAGCTCCAACTCCAACCGCCTCAAGGAACTCTCCGACAAACTCGGCACACCCGCCTATCTGATAGACAGCGCGGACGACATCCGCCGCGAGTGGTTAAATGGTAAAACGTCGGTAGGTGTAACGGCAGGCGCCTCGGCGCCGGAAGAACTGGTCGCCGAGGTCATCACCCGGCTTAAAGAATGGGGCGGCTCAACCGCCGAAGAGATGTCGGGCAGGCGCGAGAACGTGGTGTTTCCGTTGCCGAAGGAATTACAGAGTTACTGA
- a CDS encoding prepilin-type N-terminal cleavage/methylation domain-containing protein: MRLSKNYQRGVSLIEVLITLIVLGMGLMSLAKFQGTVIKDNGMGKERTVAVPQ; this comes from the coding sequence ATGCGCCTTTCAAAAAACTATCAAAGAGGAGTCAGCCTGATCGAGGTGCTTATCACCCTCATTGTGCTGGGCATGGGCTTGATGTCACTCGCCAAGTTTCAGGGAACGGTGATTAAGGACAACGGCATGGGCAAGGAACGCACCGTCGCCGTTCCTCAGTAA
- a CDS encoding prepilin-type N-terminal cleavage/methylation domain-containing protein, whose amino-acid sequence MPGLRKNKGFSLLEVLITLIVLGMGLISLAMFQGAVTKDSSLAKERSIAVYLAQQKIEDLRNYAALEPPSPNPLSLVDYTAIGNNQGGLVARTVTGTVAVLNSNVQYTRSWGVRNLYYPLTHNSLPTTTAPSTPPGFPSPIPDLKEVVVSVTWPDRDGITPPDCTLPLTSSTYDTRVCLTTFISASDPSR is encoded by the coding sequence ATGCCTGGCCTGCGCAAAAATAAGGGATTCAGCCTGCTGGAAGTGCTCATCACCTTAATCGTTTTGGGTATGGGTCTTATTTCCCTGGCCATGTTTCAAGGCGCCGTTACAAAGGACAGCAGCCTGGCCAAAGAGCGCTCTATAGCCGTTTATTTGGCTCAACAAAAGATTGAAGATTTGCGCAACTACGCCGCGCTTGAGCCGCCTAGCCCGAACCCGCTTTCACTTGTTGACTATACGGCGATAGGGAACAATCAGGGCGGACTAGTAGCACGAACGGTAACAGGAACGGTTGCTGTACTTAATTCCAACGTGCAATACACTCGGAGTTGGGGTGTCAGGAATTTGTATTATCCCCTGACCCACAATTCCTTACCTACAACAACAGCCCCATCGACACCGCCGGGCTTCCCGTCGCCAATTCCAGACCTTAAGGAGGTCGTCGTTAGCGTCACCTGGCCCGACCGGGATGGCATTACCCCTCCAGACTGTACCCTACCCTTAACATCATCAACATATGACACACGAGTCTGCCTCACAACCTTCATCAGCGCATCCGACCCTAGTCGCTAA
- a CDS encoding prepilin-type N-terminal cleavage/methylation domain-containing protein, translated as MPTMKRLPGRFGKLTGFSLVELMISIVVGLIVVAGVISIFSSTIKSYTDNLRMTRLNQELRVAMDLMVRDIRRAGYRGDANVALISASDQNPYASKQSPQDQDNLSITGSCITFSYDKNGNYSSASPPPPGKVALVETEDRSGFRLLSGAIQWRYGASSPSTVCSSTTGNWKSITDGNTVNITALNFSFVPYPPPGIRNTTISGAFRYIRGVTITLTGELVNDPNIKRTITEMVRVQNDAYYFP; from the coding sequence ATGCCCACCATGAAGCGCCTACCAGGAAGATTTGGCAAGCTCACCGGTTTTAGCCTCGTCGAGTTGATGATCTCGATCGTGGTCGGGCTGATAGTTGTAGCGGGTGTCATCAGCATATTTTCCAGCACCATTAAAAGTTACACCGACAATTTAAGGATGACTCGCCTCAACCAGGAGTTGCGCGTAGCGATGGATCTCATGGTGCGTGATATTCGCCGGGCGGGATATAGAGGGGACGCCAACGTGGCGTTGATATCTGCCTCAGACCAGAATCCCTATGCTTCAAAGCAGTCTCCTCAGGATCAAGATAATCTGTCTATTACTGGGAGCTGCATTACCTTCTCCTATGATAAAAATGGCAACTACTCTAGTGCTAGTCCTCCCCCCCCAGGTAAAGTAGCACTCGTGGAAACTGAGGACAGGTCTGGTTTCCGGCTACTGTCTGGTGCTATCCAGTGGCGCTACGGTGCTAGTAGCCCATCTACTGTATGTTCTTCCACCACTGGTAACTGGAAATCAATCACAGATGGAAACACAGTAAATATTACTGCCCTTAACTTTAGCTTCGTGCCCTATCCCCCTCCAGGGATCCGGAACACAACCATATCCGGTGCCTTTCGTTATATACGTGGCGTGACGATTACCCTTACTGGTGAGTTGGTAAACGATCCGAACATTAAACGCACGATTACAGAAATGGTAAGGGTGCAGAATGACGCTTATTATTTCCCATAG